From one Paenibacillus sp. FSL K6-1330 genomic stretch:
- a CDS encoding class I SAM-dependent methyltransferase translates to MSYHGSDFYDNDTNFEKYMERRQGQENANDTLEKPVIWQLLEDISDRHVLDLGCGDAGFGVELLNKGCAAYIGIEGSRNMVEAASSNLADYNNGTVMLTRIEEFTYPRDSYDLVISRLAIHYLQDIERVFQCIHQCLKPSGRFVFSVEHPVITSTLQPSGTRTNWVVDHYFSEGYREQQWLGGTVRKYHRTVEDYFTAMQEAGFIVEQLRESRPVREHFLNEETYERRRRIPLFLFLAGRKST, encoded by the coding sequence ATGAGCTATCACGGATCTGATTTTTATGACAACGACACGAACTTCGAGAAGTACATGGAGCGGCGGCAAGGGCAGGAAAACGCCAACGATACACTAGAGAAGCCGGTCATCTGGCAGCTGCTTGAGGATATCTCGGATCGGCATGTATTGGACCTAGGGTGCGGCGATGCAGGCTTTGGCGTGGAATTGCTCAACAAAGGTTGTGCTGCGTATATAGGGATTGAAGGCTCTCGTAATATGGTGGAAGCCGCCTCAAGCAACCTGGCCGATTACAACAATGGAACCGTTATGCTCACGAGGATAGAGGAATTTACATATCCCCGCGATTCTTATGATTTAGTGATCTCCAGGCTCGCCATTCATTATCTGCAGGATATCGAGCGCGTCTTTCAATGCATTCATCAGTGCTTGAAGCCAAGCGGCAGATTTGTCTTCTCCGTCGAACATCCCGTCATTACCTCTACGCTTCAGCCGTCCGGCACAAGAACGAACTGGGTCGTGGACCATTACTTCAGCGAAGGCTACCGGGAACAGCAATGGCTCGGAGGCACCGTTCGGAAGTACCATCGAACCGTCGAGGATTACTTCACGGCGATGCAGGAAGCAGGCTTTATCGTGGAGCAGCTTAGGGAATCCAGACCCGTGCGAGAACATTTCTTGAACGAGGAAACCTATGAGCGCAGGCGCAGAATTCCACTGTTCCTGTTTCTAGCGGGGAGAAAGAGCACGTAA
- a CDS encoding DUF4267 domain-containing protein has translation MNPYGSSTSSQSKDWGPRAYSYWLVASLSLFLLYLGVNTFIQPEAAIQGFGLTLFHSSDAAIIYIKANRDLYIGLVISALLLFRLRKASLILLILSIEMPIVDAILVLRSDGAAPASAWIHIGTVIYILIVAWVLFREERSVIMNHKSKHPQSFPK, from the coding sequence ATGAATCCATATGGTTCCAGCACATCATCGCAATCCAAGGATTGGGGGCCGCGCGCTTACTCTTACTGGCTGGTCGCCTCACTCTCGCTGTTTCTGCTGTACCTCGGTGTGAACACGTTTATTCAGCCGGAGGCCGCCATTCAAGGCTTTGGTTTAACTCTTTTTCATTCTTCAGATGCAGCCATCATCTACATCAAGGCCAATCGAGATTTATACATCGGGCTGGTGATATCCGCCTTATTGCTCTTTCGTCTGCGTAAAGCATCCCTTATCCTACTCATTCTCAGCATAGAAATGCCTATTGTAGATGCCATATTAGTTCTGCGTAGTGACGGAGCGGCTCCAGCCAGCGCGTGGATTCATATCGGCACCGTTATTTATATATTAATCGTGGCCTGGGTATTATTCCGGGAGGAACGATCCGTTATAATGAATCATAAGAGTAAACATCCCCAGTCTTTTCCAAAATAA
- a CDS encoding helix-turn-helix domain-containing protein, with translation MRTSAKAVISQCPIETVMHVIGGKWKPLILWHLMESTKRFSDLEKDIPEVTQKMLTQHLRELESDGLVVRTIHPSVPPKVEYALSEYGITLLPVLDAMCNWGTIHNRIAIERPL, from the coding sequence ATGAGAACATCTGCTAAAGCTGTCATTAGTCAATGCCCCATTGAAACGGTCATGCATGTCATAGGGGGGAAGTGGAAGCCCTTGATCTTATGGCATCTAATGGAATCCACCAAGCGCTTCAGTGATTTGGAGAAGGACATACCCGAAGTTACGCAGAAGATGCTGACCCAGCATCTGCGGGAATTGGAAAGTGACGGGCTTGTTGTTCGTACCATCCATCCTTCGGTTCCGCCAAAGGTGGAGTATGCTCTGAGCGAATATGGAATCACACTGCTGCCTGTGCTCGATGCGATGTGTAATTGGGGAACGATTCATAATCGAATAGCGATAGAACGTCCTTTATGA
- a CDS encoding PepSY domain-containing protein — MYENYYHVPGPMTRQRISMQQAQEIALARVPGQIVHVDMDLEHGVLVYEIFILTSDNRLFEVEILAKSGRILKVEEEDDAD; from the coding sequence ATGTACGAAAATTACTATCATGTACCTGGGCCGATGACCAGGCAGAGAATCTCTATGCAGCAAGCTCAAGAAATTGCACTTGCCCGTGTGCCGGGCCAAATTGTTCATGTCGATATGGATCTGGAGCATGGCGTGTTGGTCTATGAAATATTTATACTGACATCCGACAACAGACTGTTTGAAGTCGAAATTCTTGCAAAATCGGGAAGAATCTTAAAGGTTGAGGAAGAAGACGACGCGGATTAA
- a CDS encoding MFS transporter: protein MPSSIRLLHNGFVRAILISNVCSQLGIWIRNFAVLLYVMDMTGGNAFATSMISVAEYGPIFLFSFIGGVLADRWRPKATIVWCEILSACSVLIVFLMLESGSWGAVFFATLCSSILSQFAQPSGMKLFKIHVRDEDASIGMSLLQTLFSLFMIIGPILGTWVFQQWGMSAALVLTSGLFMLSALAMLFVPKNQGASINTTTAVPSVLHDMADGIRYVLFKRDLLRLSLCFMVVGLGVGLISPLSVFLVTEGLGLSAQDLQWITIPYGVGEILGGIVTFMLASRIAPGRLLMMGLIVNEAGILLLGLSTVLWLTMLSQFLIALLQPAIFIGNHSLVMQQTEQAYIGRVTGVRTPLMTGAMLITMGCSGLLKQTMSLTYVYVLAGACFLAGFLMILPLLRHGNHTMSGGGEATET, encoded by the coding sequence ATGCCAAGCTCCATCCGTTTGCTCCACAACGGCTTCGTCCGAGCGATCCTGATTTCCAATGTATGCTCCCAGCTCGGAATATGGATCCGAAATTTTGCCGTCCTGCTGTATGTCATGGACATGACAGGCGGGAATGCTTTTGCCACTTCCATGATTTCCGTCGCCGAATATGGACCGATCTTTCTGTTTTCGTTCATTGGGGGTGTATTGGCCGACCGTTGGCGTCCCAAAGCAACCATCGTCTGGTGCGAGATACTCAGTGCCTGCTCCGTCCTTATCGTGTTTCTGATGCTGGAATCCGGCTCGTGGGGCGCTGTATTCTTCGCGACCTTATGCTCATCCATCCTCTCGCAGTTCGCCCAGCCCTCGGGCATGAAGCTGTTCAAAATCCATGTGCGGGACGAGGATGCTTCCATCGGAATGTCGCTGCTGCAAACGCTGTTCTCTCTCTTCATGATCATCGGTCCGATTCTAGGCACATGGGTATTTCAGCAATGGGGCATGTCGGCTGCTCTCGTGTTAACGAGCGGATTGTTCATGTTATCTGCGCTAGCCATGCTGTTTGTGCCTAAAAACCAAGGGGCGTCTATAAACACGACAACAGCAGTTCCCTCCGTTCTTCATGATATGGCCGATGGCATTCGTTATGTTCTATTCAAAAGAGACCTGCTGCGGCTAAGCCTCTGCTTCATGGTTGTGGGACTTGGGGTGGGATTGATCTCCCCGCTCAGCGTATTTCTGGTGACCGAGGGCTTAGGCTTGTCCGCTCAGGACTTGCAGTGGATTACCATCCCTTACGGTGTAGGCGAAATCCTGGGTGGAATCGTAACGTTTATGCTCGCATCCCGAATAGCTCCCGGACGGTTACTGATGATGGGGTTAATTGTGAACGAAGCGGGCATTCTCCTGCTGGGTCTGTCGACGGTCCTCTGGCTGACCATGCTCTCGCAATTCCTGATTGCGCTGCTGCAACCGGCTATTTTTATCGGGAACCACTCCTTGGTCATGCAGCAAACGGAACAAGCCTACATCGGTCGGGTCACCGGAGTACGTACGCCGCTCATGACCGGAGCCATGCTGATCACAATGGGATGCTCGGGGCTATTAAAGCAGACCATGTCACTAACCTACGTATACGTTTTAGCTGGCGCATGTTTTCTCGCCGGATTCTTGATGATTCTTCCACTTCTTCGTCATGGAAATCACACGATGTCTGGAGGTGGTGAAGCAACCGAAACTTAA
- a CDS encoding NUDIX domain-containing protein → MFIVNVEGAVCKDGQWLMITRSMKEEHAGGTLSLAGGKVDREGHTLDILERTVKRELYEEVGVEVKENVTYVYSSSFVTDDDRPVINMVFLCEYDKGTPYSKSPDEVESVQWMTLSEIMNHPMAPPWTKESVQRAEEARRKLT, encoded by the coding sequence ATGTTTATCGTCAACGTAGAAGGGGCCGTCTGCAAGGACGGGCAGTGGCTGATGATTACGCGCAGCATGAAGGAAGAGCATGCGGGCGGAACACTTTCGTTAGCGGGAGGTAAAGTCGACAGGGAGGGGCACACACTGGATATTCTGGAGCGCACGGTGAAGCGGGAACTTTACGAAGAAGTAGGCGTCGAGGTGAAGGAGAACGTCACGTACGTATACAGTTCTTCTTTTGTAACGGACGATGACCGTCCTGTCATTAACATGGTGTTCTTGTGCGAGTATGATAAGGGGACGCCATACAGCAAGAGCCCGGACGAGGTAGAGTCGGTACAGTGGATGACGCTGTCCGAAATCATGAATCACCCGATGGCACCGCCGTGGACGAAGGAGAGTGTGCAAAGAGCGGAGGAGGCACGACGTAAGCTAACCTAA
- a CDS encoding NUDIX hydrolase, with protein sequence MSNLLQVRVTGILIEDERILLVKQSVSSERGWSLPGGRVEQGETLEEAMVREMEEETGLTTKVKKLLYLCDKPDSSPSLLHITFLLERLEGEIRLPSNEFDFNPIGDVVLVPIADLTSHGFSEKFMTIVQRGFPESGSYQGLKSNIGL encoded by the coding sequence ATGAGCAACCTATTGCAGGTCAGAGTGACCGGAATCCTGATTGAAGACGAACGTATTTTGCTGGTCAAACAGAGCGTTTCGTCAGAACGTGGCTGGTCGCTTCCCGGAGGAAGAGTAGAGCAGGGGGAAACCTTGGAGGAAGCCATGGTTCGGGAAATGGAAGAGGAAACCGGGCTAACTACAAAAGTGAAGAAGCTCCTATATCTATGCGATAAACCGGATTCATCGCCCTCACTGTTACATATAACGTTTTTGCTGGAACGCTTGGAGGGGGAGATCCGCCTCCCGTCGAACGAGTTCGATTTCAATCCCATCGGTGATGTGGTCCTGGTCCCAATCGCAGATTTAACGAGCCACGGGTTCTCCGAGAAGTTTATGACGATCGTTCAGCGCGGATTTCCGGAGTCAGGAAGCTATCAAGGGCTCAAGAGTAATATTGGGTTATAA
- a CDS encoding metalloregulator ArsR/SmtB family transcription factor, whose amino-acid sequence MQLDKVVSYHKALADPTRIKMLILLAEGELNGQVLAEKIGVTPATITHHAAKLREASLIKERRDKNTIYFSLNHYFIKNSATATENLIYQRVRPEGVPERLEEEDQRTRDAVVNHFFTSDGKLKSIPAQLKKKLIVLTHLVSRLEKGRKYTEKEINEFIQGYHEDFATLRREFIMHHFMFRDNGVYELNPQEMWARWEDLS is encoded by the coding sequence ATGCAATTGGATAAGGTGGTTAGTTATCATAAGGCGCTTGCAGATCCGACGCGAATCAAAATGCTGATCCTGCTAGCCGAAGGCGAATTGAACGGACAGGTTCTGGCCGAGAAGATCGGTGTCACGCCGGCAACAATCACGCACCATGCAGCGAAGCTGCGGGAAGCGAGCCTGATCAAAGAGCGCAGGGATAAGAACACGATCTATTTCTCGTTAAACCATTATTTCATCAAAAATAGTGCAACGGCTACGGAAAATCTAATCTACCAAAGAGTGAGGCCCGAGGGCGTTCCCGAGCGCTTGGAGGAAGAAGATCAGCGGACGAGGGACGCTGTTGTGAACCATTTTTTCACATCCGACGGGAAGCTGAAGAGCATCCCTGCCCAGCTGAAGAAGAAACTTATCGTGCTTACACATTTGGTATCCCGGCTGGAGAAGGGACGTAAGTACACCGAGAAGGAAATCAACGAGTTTATTCAGGGTTACCATGAGGACTTTGCGACTCTTCGCCGGGAGTTCATCATGCATCATTTCATGTTCAGGGACAACGGGGTGTATGAGCTCAATCCGCAAGAGATGTGGGCACGTTGGGAGGATCTATCCTAA